The proteins below are encoded in one region of Pseudomonas sp. SCB32:
- the secA gene encoding preprotein translocase subunit SecA has protein sequence MFAPLLKKLFGSKNEREVKRMVKQVQAINALEPQMVALSDEQLKAKTEEFKARVAKGETLDQVLPEAFAVAREAGKRVMGMRHFDVQLIGGMTLHEGKIAEMRTGEGKTLVGTLAVYLNALAGKGVHVVTVNDYLARRDANWMRPLYEFLGLSVGIVSPFQPPEEKRAAYASDITYGTNNEFGFDYLRDNMAFSLEDKFQRELNFAVVDEVDSILIDEARTPLIISGQAEDSSELYIKINKLIPRLKRHIEEVEGQVTQQGHYSIDEKTRQVELNEQGHAYVEDLLTQNGLLAEGESLYSAHNLSLLTHVYAALRAHTLFNRNVEYIVQGDQVLLIDEHTGRTMPGRRLSEGLHQAIEAKENLPIQAESQTLASTTFQNYFRLYTKLAGMTGTADTEAFEFRQTYGLDVVVIPTHRPVARKDFNDLVYLTQDEKYAAIITDVQQCQALGRPILVGTASVETSEYVSQLLQKAGIEHKVLNAKYHEKEAEIIAQAGRPGSVTIATNMAGRGTDILLGGNWEVEVAALETPTDEQIAQIKGDWQKRHQQVIEAGGLHVIASERHESRRIDNQLRGRAGRQGDPGSSRFYLSLEDHLMRIFASDRVKNFMKALGMQPGEAIEHRMVTNAIEKAQRKVEGRNFDIRKQLLEFDDVANEQRKVIYHMRNSLLAADNIGDTIVEFREETLANTISQHIPPQSLPEQWDIAALEAALYSDFALKLPIQQWLDDDEKLYEETLREKILTELVAAYNEKEDLAGAEALRTFEKQMLLRVLDDLWKDHLSTMDHLRHGIHLRGYAQKNPKQEYKRESFNLFQELLDSVKRDTIRVLSFVQVRREDPAEEEARLRREAEEMAKRMQFQHAAAPSMEQATATDEDDEQPEGASNVVAMEPVRNEPKIGRNEPCPCGSGKKYKHCHGQVE, from the coding sequence ATGTTTGCGCCTTTGTTGAAAAAACTCTTTGGAAGCAAGAACGAGCGTGAAGTAAAGCGCATGGTCAAGCAGGTCCAGGCCATCAATGCGCTCGAGCCCCAGATGGTGGCGCTTTCCGATGAGCAACTGAAGGCCAAGACCGAGGAGTTCAAGGCGCGCGTCGCCAAGGGCGAAACCCTCGACCAGGTCCTGCCCGAAGCCTTCGCCGTGGCCCGTGAGGCCGGCAAGCGCGTGATGGGCATGCGCCACTTCGACGTCCAGCTGATCGGAGGCATGACCCTGCACGAAGGCAAGATCGCCGAGATGCGTACCGGTGAGGGCAAGACCCTCGTGGGTACCCTGGCCGTCTACCTGAACGCCCTGGCCGGCAAAGGCGTACACGTGGTCACCGTGAACGACTACCTGGCCCGCCGCGACGCTAACTGGATGCGTCCGCTGTACGAGTTCCTCGGCCTCTCCGTCGGCATCGTCAGCCCGTTCCAGCCGCCGGAAGAGAAGCGCGCCGCCTACGCCTCCGACATCACCTACGGCACCAACAACGAATTCGGTTTCGACTACCTGCGCGACAACATGGCGTTCAGCCTGGAAGACAAGTTCCAGCGCGAGCTGAACTTCGCCGTGGTCGACGAAGTGGACTCCATCCTCATCGACGAGGCGCGGACTCCGCTGATCATCTCCGGCCAGGCCGAAGACAGCTCCGAGCTGTACATCAAGATCAACAAGCTGATCCCGCGCCTGAAGCGTCATATCGAGGAAGTCGAAGGCCAGGTGACCCAGCAGGGCCACTACAGCATCGACGAGAAGACCCGCCAGGTCGAACTCAACGAGCAGGGCCACGCCTACGTCGAGGACCTGCTGACCCAGAACGGCCTGCTGGCCGAGGGCGAGAGCCTCTATTCGGCGCACAACCTGAGCCTGCTGACCCACGTCTACGCCGCACTGCGTGCCCACACGCTGTTCAACCGCAACGTGGAGTACATCGTCCAGGGCGACCAGGTTCTGCTGATCGACGAGCACACTGGCCGTACCATGCCGGGCCGCCGCCTCTCCGAGGGCCTGCACCAGGCTATCGAGGCGAAGGAAAACCTGCCGATCCAGGCCGAGAGCCAGACCCTGGCCTCGACCACCTTCCAGAACTACTTCCGCCTCTACACCAAGCTGGCCGGCATGACCGGTACCGCTGACACCGAGGCCTTCGAATTCCGCCAGACCTACGGCCTGGACGTGGTGGTGATCCCGACCCACCGTCCGGTCGCCCGTAAAGACTTCAACGACCTGGTCTACCTGACCCAGGACGAGAAGTACGCCGCCATCATCACCGACGTGCAGCAGTGCCAGGCGTTGGGCCGTCCGATCCTGGTCGGTACCGCTTCGGTCGAGACCTCCGAATACGTTTCGCAGCTGCTGCAGAAGGCCGGCATCGAGCACAAGGTACTGAACGCCAAGTACCACGAGAAGGAAGCCGAGATCATCGCCCAGGCCGGTCGTCCAGGCTCGGTCACCATCGCCACCAACATGGCCGGCCGTGGTACCGACATCCTGCTGGGCGGCAACTGGGAAGTGGAAGTCGCCGCACTGGAGACTCCTACCGACGAGCAGATTGCACAGATCAAGGGCGACTGGCAGAAGCGCCACCAGCAGGTCATCGAAGCTGGCGGCCTCCACGTGATCGCCTCCGAGCGCCACGAATCCCGCCGTATCGACAACCAGCTGCGCGGCCGTGCCGGCCGTCAGGGTGACCCGGGCTCCAGCCGCTTCTACCTGTCGCTGGAAGACCACCTGATGCGCATCTTCGCCTCCGACCGGGTGAAGAACTTCATGAAGGCCCTGGGCATGCAGCCGGGCGAGGCGATCGAGCACCGCATGGTGACCAACGCCATCGAAAAGGCCCAGCGCAAGGTCGAAGGCCGCAACTTCGATATCCGTAAGCAACTGCTGGAGTTCGACGACGTCGCCAACGAGCAGCGCAAGGTGATCTACCACATGCGCAACAGCCTGCTGGCAGCCGACAACATCGGCGACACCATCGTCGAGTTCCGCGAGGAAACCCTGGCCAACACCATCAGCCAGCACATTCCGCCGCAGTCGCTGCCCGAACAGTGGGACATCGCGGCTCTGGAAGCTGCGCTGTACAGCGATTTCGCCCTGAAGCTGCCGATCCAGCAGTGGCTGGACGACGACGAGAAGCTCTACGAGGAAACCCTGCGCGAGAAGATCCTCACCGAGCTGGTGGCTGCCTACAACGAGAAGGAAGACCTCGCTGGCGCCGAAGCCCTGCGTACCTTCGAGAAGCAGATGCTGCTGCGCGTGCTGGACGACCTGTGGAAGGACCACCTGTCCACCATGGATCACCTGCGCCACGGCATCCACCTGCGCGGCTATGCACAGAAGAACCCCAAGCAGGAATACAAGCGCGAGTCCTTCAACCTGTTCCAGGAACTGCTGGATTCGGTCAAGCGCGACACCATCCGCGTGCTGTCCTTCGTTCAGGTCCGCCGCGAAGACCCGGCCGAGGAAGAAGCCCGTCTGCGCCGCGAAGCAGAGGAAATGGCCAAGCGCATGCAGTTCCAGCATGCCGCCGCGCCGTCCATGGAGCAGGCCACTGCGACTGACGAAGACGACGAGCAGCCCGAAGGCGCCTCCAACGTGGTAGCGATGGAGCCGGTGCGCAACGAGCCGAAGATCGGCCGCAACGAGCCGTGCCCCTGCGGTTCGGGCAAGAAATACAAGCACTGCCACGGTCAGGTGGAATAA
- the argJ gene encoding bifunctional glutamate N-acetyltransferase/amino-acid acetyltransferase ArgJ encodes MAVGLGPMSTLHPVPGFELGIASAGIKRPGRKDIVVMRCAEGSTVAGVFTTNAFCAAPVILSRKRFLGPVRYLLTNTGNANAGTGESGLANATRTCAKLAELAGVPESAVLPYSTGVIGEPLPVEKIEAALPAALANLSVDNWADAAAGIMTTDTLPKGASRQFQYDGVTVTVTGISKGAGMIKPNMATMLGYIATDAKVAQGVLQDLLRDASNKSFNRITIDGDTSTNDCCMLVATGQAALPEITAASGALFAALKQAVLDVSMELAQAIVRDGEGATKFVTVQVNGGATHQECLDVGYAVSHSPLIKTALFASDPNWGRILAAVGRAGVPDLDVSLIDVYLDDVAIASRGGRAANYTEDQGAKVMAQEEITIRIDLGRGTCSETIWTTDLSHEYVKINAEYRT; translated from the coding sequence ATGGCTGTTGGTCTCGGCCCCATGTCCACCCTGCACCCGGTCCCCGGTTTCGAACTCGGCATCGCCTCTGCCGGCATCAAGCGACCCGGTCGCAAGGACATCGTGGTGATGCGATGCGCCGAGGGTTCCACCGTGGCCGGTGTGTTCACCACCAACGCCTTCTGTGCCGCACCGGTAATCCTGTCTCGCAAACGCTTCCTCGGTCCGGTTCGCTACCTGCTGACCAACACCGGCAACGCCAACGCCGGCACCGGTGAGTCGGGCCTGGCCAACGCCACCCGCACCTGCGCCAAGTTGGCTGAACTTGCCGGCGTACCGGAAAGCGCCGTGCTGCCGTACTCCACCGGCGTGATCGGCGAGCCGCTGCCGGTCGAGAAGATCGAAGCCGCGCTGCCCGCCGCGCTGGCCAACCTGTCTGTGGATAACTGGGCCGATGCTGCCGCCGGCATCATGACCACCGATACCCTGCCCAAGGGCGCCAGCCGCCAGTTCCAGTATGACGGCGTGACCGTCACCGTCACCGGCATCAGCAAGGGTGCCGGCATGATCAAGCCGAACATGGCCACGATGCTCGGTTACATCGCCACCGACGCCAAGGTCGCCCAGGGCGTGCTGCAGGACTTGCTGCGCGACGCGTCGAACAAGTCCTTTAACCGCATCACCATCGATGGCGATACTTCGACCAACGACTGCTGCATGCTGGTCGCCACCGGCCAGGCTGCGCTGCCGGAAATCACCGCTGCCTCCGGCGCACTGTTCGCCGCGCTGAAGCAGGCCGTGCTGGACGTCTCCATGGAGCTGGCCCAGGCCATCGTCCGTGACGGCGAAGGCGCCACCAAGTTCGTCACCGTGCAGGTGAACGGCGGTGCGACTCACCAGGAGTGCCTGGACGTCGGCTACGCGGTTTCCCACTCGCCGCTGATCAAGACCGCGCTGTTCGCCTCCGACCCGAACTGGGGCCGCATCCTCGCTGCCGTCGGCCGTGCCGGCGTGCCGGACCTGGACGTGAGCCTGATCGACGTGTACCTGGATGACGTGGCCATCGCCAGCCGCGGCGGCCGCGCCGCCAACTACACCGAGGACCAGGGCGCGAAGGTGATGGCCCAGGAAGAGATCACCATCCGCATCGATCTCGGCCGCGGCACTTGCAGCGAGACCATCTGGACCACCGACCTGTCCCATGAGTACGTGAAGATCAACGCGGAATATCGCACCTGA
- a CDS encoding glutathione S-transferase family protein: protein MSLSLVIGSKNYSSWSLRGWLAMALTGVDFEEILIPLGGQDTARRIREHSPSGKVPALKCEHGVIWDSLAIAEYLAERFPEAHLWPRGEAARALARSVCAEMHSGFMALRSHMPMDIQRNQPLAQVPEAVEADIARVVELWALCRQQFGQDGPYLFGHASIADAFYAPVATRLRSYCVILPIEAQNYVDAIYAWPAFRPWLEAAMVEGA from the coding sequence ATGTCCCTCTCCCTGGTTATCGGCAGCAAGAATTACTCCTCCTGGTCCCTGCGCGGCTGGCTGGCCATGGCGCTTACTGGCGTCGATTTTGAGGAGATCCTGATTCCCCTGGGCGGCCAGGACACCGCGCGGCGCATCCGTGAGCACTCGCCCAGCGGCAAGGTGCCGGCGCTCAAGTGCGAGCACGGGGTGATCTGGGATTCCCTGGCGATTGCTGAATACCTCGCCGAGCGCTTCCCCGAAGCCCATCTCTGGCCCCGCGGCGAAGCGGCCCGCGCTTTGGCGCGCTCGGTCTGCGCCGAAATGCACAGCGGCTTCATGGCACTGCGCTCGCACATGCCGATGGACATCCAGCGCAACCAGCCGCTGGCGCAAGTACCGGAAGCGGTGGAGGCGGACATTGCCCGCGTCGTCGAACTCTGGGCGCTGTGCCGCCAGCAGTTCGGCCAGGACGGCCCCTACCTGTTCGGGCACGCCAGCATCGCCGATGCCTTCTACGCGCCGGTGGCCACGCGCCTGCGCAGTTACTGTGTGATCCTGCCCATCGAGGCGCAGAACTATGTCGACGCAATCTACGCCTGGCCGGCCTTCCGTCCCTGGCTGGAAGCGGCGATGGTCGAAGGCGCCTGA
- a CDS encoding Nudix family hydrolase: MKRVHVAAAVIRGLDGRVLIARRPDDKHQGGLWEFPGGKVEEGEAVQVALARELKEELGIEVEQARPLIRVQHDYSDKHVLLDVWEVSAFSGAPHGAEGQPLAWVAPRDLPDYEFPAANEPIVQAARLPDRYLITPDGLEIPQLVQGVRAAVANGIRLIQLRAPNMYSPEYRDLAVDIQGLCAAKAQLMLKGPLEWLGDFPAAGWHLTSEQLRKYAPNGRPFPRERLLAASCHSAEELELATRMGVDFVTLSPVQPTESHPGEPALGWEAAEELIGGFNQPVFLLGGVGPQDVERAWQAGAQGVAGIRAFWPKAEG, translated from the coding sequence GTGAAACGAGTACATGTCGCCGCCGCCGTGATTCGCGGACTCGATGGCCGGGTTCTGATCGCCCGCCGTCCGGACGACAAGCACCAGGGCGGTCTCTGGGAGTTTCCCGGTGGCAAGGTGGAAGAGGGCGAAGCGGTGCAGGTCGCCCTGGCCCGCGAGCTGAAGGAAGAGCTGGGCATTGAGGTCGAGCAGGCGCGCCCGCTGATCCGTGTGCAGCACGACTACAGCGACAAGCATGTGCTGCTGGATGTCTGGGAGGTTTCCGCCTTCTCCGGCGCGCCCCATGGCGCCGAAGGGCAGCCGCTGGCCTGGGTCGCCCCGCGCGACCTGCCGGACTACGAGTTCCCGGCGGCCAACGAGCCCATCGTGCAGGCCGCGCGCCTGCCGGATCGCTACCTGATCACGCCGGATGGCCTGGAAATCCCGCAGCTGGTACAGGGCGTGCGTGCCGCTGTCGCCAACGGCATCCGCCTGATCCAGCTGCGTGCACCGAACATGTACAGCCCCGAGTATCGCGACCTCGCGGTGGACATCCAGGGCCTGTGTGCCGCCAAGGCACAACTGATGCTCAAGGGGCCGCTGGAGTGGTTGGGCGACTTCCCGGCGGCCGGCTGGCACCTGACCTCCGAACAGCTGCGCAAGTACGCGCCCAATGGCCGCCCGTTCCCCCGCGAGCGCTTGCTGGCGGCTTCCTGTCACAGTGCCGAGGAGCTGGAGCTGGCGACCCGCATGGGGGTGGATTTCGTCACCCTGTCGCCGGTACAGCCGACCGAGAGCCATCCGGGTGAGCCGGCGCTGGGTTGGGAAGCGGCGGAGGAACTGATCGGCGGCTTCAATCAGCCGGTGTTCCTGCTGGGGGGCGTTGGTCCGCAGGATGTCGAACGTGCCTGGCAGGCCGGGGCACAGGGCGTGGCAGGCATCCGCGCGTTCTGGCCGAAAGCCGAGGGCTGA
- a CDS encoding cob(I)yrinic acid a,c-diamide adenosyltransferase yields the protein MGNRLSKIYTRTGDTGETGLADGRRVPKHHPRVEAMGAVDELNSHLGLLLAGLHEARSSALEEVIGVLAPVQHRLFDLGGELAMPEYRALNDAEVERLEQVIDRWNEELGPLKNFILPGGSRLVALAHLCRAQARNAERRCQQLNAEEPLEGAGLRYLNRLSDLLFVAARFIARRQGVDEILWQAAEKPA from the coding sequence ATGGGCAACCGGCTTTCGAAAATCTACACCCGCACCGGCGACACCGGCGAAACCGGCCTGGCCGATGGCCGCCGGGTGCCCAAGCACCATCCCCGGGTGGAAGCCATGGGGGCGGTGGACGAGCTGAATAGCCACCTCGGCCTGCTGCTGGCGGGGCTGCACGAAGCCCGCAGCAGTGCCCTGGAGGAAGTGATCGGCGTACTGGCACCGGTCCAGCACCGCCTGTTCGACCTGGGTGGCGAACTGGCGATGCCGGAATATCGCGCCTTGAACGATGCCGAAGTGGAGCGCCTGGAACAGGTCATCGACCGCTGGAACGAAGAACTCGGACCGTTGAAGAACTTCATCCTGCCTGGTGGCTCGCGCTTGGTCGCCCTCGCCCACCTGTGTCGCGCCCAGGCGCGCAACGCCGAACGCCGCTGCCAACAGCTGAATGCCGAGGAACCGCTGGAAGGTGCCGGCTTGCGCTACCTGAACCGGCTATCGGACCTGCTGTTCGTCGCCGCGCGCTTCATCGCACGGCGCCAGGGTGTGGACGAGATTCTCTGGCAGGCCGCCGAAAAGCCCGCCTGA
- a CDS encoding ATP-binding protein codes for MNLRKRLEDLPVGQKILAALLVLLATVMLVANLAFISAAYWISQDSVAPQALQTIGRLIANPALSEPALASPTQAQVLLQQLDDYQPLRAAALYDSNGERIAQTPADGPMALPERLDHLERWREHEYRLNALFELPQPGRTSGYLLLVASSELPGAFYTGTLTASLVILAVSVLLWLLIAQQIRRLITRPIRSLEELSRQVTREENYALRAERGNADEIGRLADAFNTMLTRIEAREQQLKRARDDAQEAVEQAQSLAEETRRSNRKLELEVQVRSKIEKKLTGFQHYLNSIIDSMPSALIAVDEQLYVTQWNQEASRLSGTSLDDAVNQPVFLAFPSLKHFLPQLTRAAEQHKVERVERVTWALTDAPRHYALTFYPLMGGTGRGAVIRIDDITDRLGMEEMMVQSEKMLSVGGLAAGMAHEINNPLGAILHNVQNIRRRLSPELPKNLEVAGEVGVHLEDLNHYLEAREIPKLMDGIQYAGSRAAKIVSHMLSFSRRSHRQMTACELPALLEQAVEIAGNDFDLTGGFDFKSLQIVNEFDARLGPVPVIANEVEQVLLNLLKNAAQAIHQRDDEEEGEFGRIILRTRLNPPWAEIQVEDNGCGMPEKVRKRIFEPFFTTKEVGQGTGLGLSVSYFIITNNHKGQMEVQSELGLGTCFTLRLPLGAEITSPTPLLEGGDKEH; via the coding sequence CTGAACCTGCGCAAGCGCCTGGAAGACCTGCCCGTCGGCCAGAAGATTCTCGCCGCCCTGCTGGTTCTGCTGGCCACCGTCATGCTGGTGGCCAACCTCGCGTTCATCAGCGCGGCCTACTGGATTTCCCAGGACAGCGTGGCACCCCAGGCACTGCAGACCATCGGCCGGCTGATCGCCAATCCAGCGCTCAGCGAGCCCGCCCTGGCGTCCCCTACCCAGGCCCAGGTGCTGCTGCAACAGCTCGATGATTACCAACCGCTGCGTGCCGCGGCGCTCTACGACAGCAATGGCGAGCGCATCGCCCAGACTCCGGCTGACGGCCCCATGGCCCTGCCCGAGCGACTGGACCACCTGGAGCGCTGGCGGGAGCACGAGTACCGCCTCAATGCCCTGTTCGAACTGCCCCAGCCCGGCCGCACCAGTGGCTACCTGCTGCTGGTCGCCAGCAGCGAGCTGCCCGGCGCGTTCTACACCGGCACCCTGACTGCCAGCCTGGTGATCCTCGCGGTCAGCGTGCTGCTCTGGCTACTCATCGCCCAGCAGATCCGCCGCCTGATCACCCGGCCGATCCGCAGCCTGGAGGAGCTCTCGCGCCAGGTAACCCGCGAGGAGAACTACGCCCTGCGCGCCGAACGCGGCAACGCAGACGAGATCGGCCGCCTGGCCGACGCCTTCAACACCATGCTGACCCGCATCGAAGCCCGCGAGCAGCAGCTCAAGCGCGCCCGTGACGACGCCCAGGAGGCAGTGGAGCAGGCGCAGTCGCTGGCCGAGGAAACCCGCCGCTCGAACCGCAAGCTGGAGCTGGAAGTCCAGGTCCGCAGCAAGATCGAGAAGAAGCTCACCGGCTTCCAGCACTACCTCAACAGCATCATCGACTCGATGCCCTCGGCGCTGATCGCGGTGGACGAACAGCTCTACGTCACCCAGTGGAACCAGGAGGCCAGCCGGCTCTCGGGCACCAGCCTGGACGACGCGGTGAACCAGCCGGTGTTCCTCGCCTTCCCCTCGCTCAAGCACTTCCTGCCGCAGCTCACCCGCGCCGCCGAGCAGCACAAGGTCGAGCGCGTCGAGCGAGTCACCTGGGCGCTGACCGACGCTCCGCGCCACTATGCGCTGACCTTCTACCCGCTGATGGGCGGCACTGGGCGCGGCGCGGTGATCCGCATCGACGACATCACCGATCGCTTAGGCATGGAAGAAATGATGGTGCAGTCGGAGAAGATGCTCTCCGTCGGCGGCCTTGCCGCCGGCATGGCCCATGAGATCAACAACCCGCTGGGAGCCATCCTGCACAACGTGCAGAACATCCGCCGCCGCCTGTCGCCGGAGCTGCCGAAGAACCTGGAGGTCGCCGGGGAAGTCGGCGTGCACCTGGAAGACCTCAACCACTACCTGGAAGCGCGGGAGATTCCCAAGCTGATGGACGGCATCCAGTACGCCGGCTCCAGGGCGGCGAAGATCGTCAGCCACATGCTCTCCTTCAGCCGCCGCAGCCACCGCCAGATGACCGCCTGCGAACTCCCGGCGCTACTGGAGCAGGCCGTGGAGATCGCCGGCAACGACTTCGACCTCACCGGCGGCTTCGACTTCAAGTCGCTGCAGATCGTCAACGAGTTCGATGCACGGCTGGGGCCGGTGCCGGTGATCGCCAACGAGGTGGAACAAGTCCTGCTCAACCTGCTGAAGAACGCCGCCCAGGCCATCCACCAGCGCGACGACGAAGAGGAAGGCGAATTCGGCCGCATCATCCTGCGCACCCGGCTGAATCCGCCGTGGGCGGAAATCCAGGTGGAAGACAACGGCTGCGGCATGCCAGAGAAGGTGCGCAAACGCATCTTCGAGCCATTCTTCACCACCAAGGAAGTCGGCCAGGGCACCGGGCTGGGCCTGTCGGTGTCGTACTTCATCATCACCAACAACCACAAAGGGCAGATGGAGGTGCAGTCCGAACTGGGCCTGGGCACCTGCTTCACCCTGCGGCTGCCCCTGGGCGCCGAAATCACGTCCCCCACGCCCCTGCTGGAAGGCGGCGATAAGGAGCACTGA
- a CDS encoding putative 2-dehydropantoate 2-reductase gives MTWYILGAGSLGCLWAARLSRAGLPVRLLLRDRQRLNAYRALGGVTLVEDGRESLYPIPAETAAQGGPIQRLLVACKAYDAEPAAASIAARLAPGAELILLQNGLGSQQAVAAHLPRARCLYASSTEGAFRAADFRVVFAGLGQTWLGDELGGPEPDWLTELRDAQIPSQWSGDILERLWRKLALNCAINPLTVLHQCRNGELASHPAEVAGLCDELGQLLHASGFDTAARELQGDVERVIGATAANFSSMYQDVANGRRSEIAYLLGHACREGDRLRLALPQLRALHERLREYLRARGLPDT, from the coding sequence ATGACCTGGTACATCCTCGGCGCCGGCAGCCTCGGTTGCCTGTGGGCCGCCCGCCTTTCCCGCGCCGGCCTGCCGGTGCGCCTGCTGCTGCGTGACCGCCAGCGCCTCAACGCCTACCGCGCCCTGGGCGGCGTCACCCTGGTGGAGGACGGGCGGGAAAGCCTCTATCCGATCCCGGCGGAAACCGCCGCACAGGGCGGGCCGATCCAGCGCCTGCTGGTCGCCTGCAAGGCCTACGACGCCGAACCGGCCGCCGCCAGCATCGCGGCCCGACTGGCGCCGGGCGCCGAGCTGATCCTGCTGCAGAATGGCCTGGGCAGCCAGCAGGCGGTCGCCGCCCACCTGCCCCGCGCCCGCTGCCTGTACGCCTCCAGCACCGAAGGCGCGTTCCGCGCCGCGGACTTCCGCGTGGTATTCGCCGGCCTTGGGCAGACCTGGCTGGGTGACGAACTCGGCGGCCCCGAGCCGGACTGGCTGACGGAGTTGCGCGATGCGCAGATTCCCTCGCAATGGAGCGGGGATATCCTCGAACGCCTGTGGCGCAAGCTGGCGCTCAACTGCGCGATCAACCCGCTCACCGTCCTGCACCAGTGCCGCAATGGAGAGCTGGCGAGCCATCCAGCGGAGGTTGCCGGGCTCTGCGACGAACTGGGGCAGTTGCTCCACGCCAGCGGTTTCGACACCGCTGCCCGGGAACTGCAGGGTGACGTCGAGCGCGTGATCGGTGCCACCGCCGCGAACTTCTCCTCCATGTACCAGGACGTCGCCAACGGTCGGCGCAGTGAAATCGCCTACCTGCTCGGCCACGCCTGCCGCGAGGGTGACCGCTTGCGCCTGGCCCTGCCGCAGTTGCGGGCGCTGCACGAGCGACTGCGCGAGTATCTGCGCGCGCGCGGATTGCCCGACACCTGA